One window of Athalia rosae chromosome 2, iyAthRosa1.1, whole genome shotgun sequence genomic DNA carries:
- the LOC105684809 gene encoding tetratricopeptide repeat protein 28 produces the protein MSHRDISEVEPEGTSALAAGSRALFLETVHRSNAACQNGDYPLAATLYSEALALDPLSHVLYSNRSAARLKMGQFALALQDAVRATELNPQWHKAYYRQGVALQCLGRHGEALAAFSAGLARDSSNCQLLSGLVEASLKSPLRTTLEPTFQQLRAMKLDESPFVVISVVGQELLGAGQYRAAAGVLEAALSIGTCSLKLRGSVFSALSSAYWALNSLDKAIGYMQQDLGVARSLGDTQGECRAHGNLGSAYFSKGSFKEALTAHRYQLVLAMKCKDTQAAASALTSLGHVYTAIGDLPNALASHKQCVQLVKQMADRLQEAREIGNVGAVYLAMGEFESAVDCHTQHLRIARRLGDRVEEARAFSNLGSSHHYRRNFGQAMAYHENVLRIAQELGDRVVETRAYAGLGHAARCAGDLAQAKLWHQRQLDVALATKDKVAEGRACSNLGIVYQLLGEHDAALKLHQAHLGIARALGDTAGMGRAYGNIGNAYNALGYYEQAIKYHKQELTISKEVNDRSSEASTHGNLAVAYQAVQGHEAALRHYRAHLAIARELKDAAGEACALLNLANCLSSRGRFEEAVPYYENYLMLSQELHDVEGEAKACHFLGYAHYCLGNHREAVRYYDQDLALAKDLQDKSGMGRAYCNLGLAHLALGNLDTALECQKYYLAIAHMTKHMAGKFRALGNIGDCLLRLGEAEEAIKMHQRQLSLARQAADRSLEAAAYGALGVAHRATKNLDKALGFHTQELTLRQEAGDLRGECRAHGNLGAVHMALGQYTHAVKCYQEQLERARELADSGVEAQALGNLGIARLNMAHYEDAIGYFEQQLATLEPLSTGTALLDKARALGNLGDCYEALGDPEEAIKCHEQQLTAATRLRSVRDQERSYRGLGRAREALGNLQQALVCFEKRLVAAHEVDSPEARGAAYGDLGRVHAALGNHEQAVSCLSHQLTLARGLGDRAAEAEAASGLGAVHLLMDDPSSALRHHQLELSIAEGLDAAGLQARACANLGATQEALGQFEDAIRLQEQSLSLAAAAGDQPARAAAFSSLGRLHHLRGDLSRALSYLQSGLSLSEGLGRREEAARLRHRLGLVHWEAGEATTSVEQLERAANLLESLDGCPPSPSGQPSRTDLLSNTYQMLQKVLVSLNRAEEALNWAERSRRCKSRNVEDATHYSEIIDRQRGVILYFSEAETELHAWCLAPGRGLLRFHSATLDDGISLEKRVSMAREALLGESIEPLEESGKMPSRGHRLNASSYSLSSLFSVGSVSSRAGSARWGRGIKGPVWQAPAHVQGLYDLLLAPFEDLLPPARKELILVVEKSLYLAPLPALQSSPGEDYLCERFSLLVVPSLAALRRRSRTPMPEGGATVAALVAGNPNLPEEIREEYGWPETVVSAETETGIVAELLESRPLIGTEATRSAVLRALPDAECVHLTTPVFWKSASFALTADQREEPADKPEYLLSCMDIARLRLTARLVVISSGHCWSGVENTSASSDGIQQMVKTLLSAGAQCVLIGMWPVPPTAGSILLRAFYSAMLQGARASRALAEAMQTVQHTRHFAHPANWAGWLLLGGDARLSNKVALMGQALAELLRSGPDQSRDALRVTLHLVEKSLQRIHRGQKNAMYTTQRSIENKVGEAAGWRELLMSVGFRFEPAGNGIPSSVFFPQSDPEERLTRCSASLQALLGLGPASLHALVRLLQVPEAAEDVISAMRRASCATEGQEVSLPVRVWRAAGSHELFASLGFDLMEVGQSEVTLRTGKQASRRAVQFALQALLALFDTQEAPKSLSLDSSSSMESLASVAQTEKIPPDPPRLGGAFASYVRHRGEPDGKTTEAPSIPITQPSRSNCGGESDAAFTPSPPVALNLNHQTRIRNLYADQNARPGSSSSSSATDWESGHATVLRRQPLPPLPATVLERLSVRTEIGTSSPRKPRHPTSNEDINPQTESSQPSEAHPHNLRNLATSLTSLTRELTPTISEVYHERNLGLGLAPSLSKLLEEVGSGQENDQNQIPSPTHSQTQNWLQNEPELCRRDEADGRSIAESQYSATSSNKIHRKAPPPPV, from the exons ATGTCTCATAGGGATATCTCTGAG GTGGAGCCCGAAGGTACGTCGGCCCTGGCTGCTGGATCTCGGGCTCTCTTTCTGGAAACAGTGCACAGAAGTAACGCGGCATGCCAGAATGGAGACTATCCCCTAGCTGCCACTCTATACTCGGAAGCTCTTGCTTTAGATCCTCTCAGTCACGTGTTGTACTCGAACAGATCTGCAGCTCGCTTAAAGATGGGACAATTTGCTCTAGCTTTACAAGATGCAGTAAGAGCAACGGAACTTAATCCCCAATGGCACAAA GCATACTATCGACAAGGGGTAGCACTTCAGTGCTTAGGAAGGCATGGAGAAGCTTTAGCCGCTTTTAGCGCTGGCCTGGCACGTGATTCATCCAATTGCCAACTACTGTCTGGCTTAGTGGAAGCTTCATTAAAATCTCCTTTACGCACGACCTTAGAACCAACTTTTCAGCAGCTTCGTGCAATGAAACTGGATGAATCGCCGTTTGTAGTTATATCTGTTGTTGGGCAAGAGTTACTAGGAGCTGGACAATATCGTGCAGCAGCTGGTGTCTTAGAAGCAGCTTTATCTATCGGAACATGTAGCCTAAAACTCAGAGGTTCCGTGTTCTCTGCCTTATCAAGCGCTTATTGGGCTCTCAATTCGTTGGATAAAGCAATTGGCTACATGCAACAAGACTTGG gtgTTGCACGCTCATTGGGTGATACTCAAGGTGAATGCAGAGCACATGGCAACCTTGGCTCTGCATACTTTAGTAAAGGCAGTTTTAAGGAAGCTTTAACAGCTCATCGATATCAACTGGTTCTAGCCATGAAATGTAAAGATACGCAAGCAGCTGCATCAGCGCTAACAAGCTTAGGACACGTTTATACAGCTATCGGCGATTTGCCAAATGCTTTAGCATCTCACAAGCAATGCGTTCAATTAGTGAAACAGATGGCAGATCGTCTTCAGGAGGCAAGAGAAATTGGTAACGTGGGAGCAGTTTATTTAGCAATGGGAGAATTTGAAAGTGCAGTCGACTGCCATACTCAACATTTAAGGATCGCCCGTCGTCTAGGAGATAGAGTTGAAGAAGCTAGAGCTTTTAGTAATCTGGGATCTTCGCATCACTACAGAAGAAATTTTGGTCAAGCTATGGCATACCATGAAAATGTTTTAAGAATAGCTCAGGAGTTGGGTGATAGAGTTGTAGAAACACGAGCTTATGCTGGACTAGGTCATGCTGCAAGATGCGCAG GTGATCTTGCACAAGCAAAACTATGGCACCAGAGACAACTGGATGTTGCCTTGGCAACAAAAGATAAGGTGGCAGAAGGGCGGGCTTGTAGCAATCTGGGAATAGTGTATCAACTGCTAGGAGAACACGACGCTGCATTGAAACTTCATCAAGCCCATCTAGGTATCGCCAGAGCTCTTGGAGATACCGCAGGAATGGGAAGAGCGTATGGAAACATTGGTAATGCGTACAATGCATTGGGGTACTATGAACAGGCAATAAAATACCACAAACAAGAGTTGACGATTAGTAAAGAG GTCAATGATCGCAGTTCTGAAGCGAGCACTCATGGAAATTTAGCAGTAGCATACCAAGCTGTGCAAGGACATGAAGCAGCCCTTCGACATTATCGCGCTCATCTGGCGATAGCGCGCGAATTGAAAGATGCGGCTGGAGAGGCTTGTGCTTTGCTCAATCTTGCAAACTGTCTCTCATCACGTGGCAGATTTGAAGAAGCTGTTCCATATTATGAAAACTACCTTATGTTATCTCAAGAACTTCATGATGTCGAAGGAGAGGCCAAGGCCTGCCACTTTCTGGGTTACGCACATTATTGCCTTGGAAATCACAGGGAGGCAGTAAGATATTACGATCAAGACCTAGCTTTGGCCAAAGATCTTCAAGATAAATCTGGAATGGGGCGAGCATACTGCAACTTGGGGCTTGCACATTTAGCGCTTGGAAATTTAGACACAGCTTTGGAATGCCAGAAATATTATCTAG CCATCGCACATATGACTAAACACATGGCTGGTAAATTCCGAGCCTTAGGCAATATTGGAGACTGTCTTCTACGGCTTGGTGAAGCTGAGGAAGCTATAAAAATGCATCAACGTCAATTAAGTCTTGCACGTCAAGCAGCAGACCGTAGTCTGGAAGCTGCAGCATATGGGGCTCTAGGTGTTGCGCATCGAGCAACTAAGAATTTAGATAAGGCTTTAGGATTTCACACACAAGAACTCACATTGAGACAAGAAGCAGGAGACTTAAGAGGCGAATGTCGAGCTCATGGTAATTTAGGTGCTGTTCACATGGCATTGGGTCAATATACACACGCTGTGAAGTGTTATCAAGAACAATTAGAGAGAGCAAGAGAATTAGCTGATTCTGGAGTTGAAGCCCAAGCGCTAG GTAATTTAGGTATAGCCAGACTCAATATGGCTCACTATGAAGATGCAATCGGATATTTTGAGCAACAATTAGCAACATTAGAACCATTATCAACTGGCACAGCGTTACTTGATAAAGCAAGAGCTCTAGGAAATCTGGGTGACTGCTACGAAGCATTGGGGGATCCTGAAGAGGCGATTAAATGCCATGAACAACAGTTGACTGCTGCTACAAGACTCAGGAGTGTTAGGGATCAAGAACGATCTTATAGGGGTCTTGGAAGGGCGCGTGAAGCTCTGGGCAATTTACAGCAGGCTTTAGtgtgttttgaaaaaagattggTAGCTGCACATGAAGTTGATAGCCCGGAAGCAAGAGGTGCTGCCTATGGTGATTTGG GAAGAGTACATGCTGCATTGGGTAATCATGAACAAGCTGTAAGCTGTTTATCCCATCAACTAACTCTTGCTAGAGGTCTGGGTGATAGAGCTGCAGAGGCAGAAGCAGCTAGTGGACTGGGTGCGGTACATCTTCTCATGGATGACCCTAGTTCAGCTCTACGACACCACCAACTAGAACTCTCTATAGCGGAAGGTTTGGATGCAGCTGGTTTACAAGCTAGAGCGTGTGCAAATCTTGGAGCGACACAGGAGGCCTTAGGCCAGTTTGAAGATGCAATCAGATTGCAAGAACAATCCTTAAGTTTGGCTGCTGCAGCTGGTGATCAACCAGCAAGAGCAGCTGCTTTTTCCAGTTTGGGGCGACTACATCATTTGCGCGGAGATCTTTCACGGGCCTTAAGTTATTTGCAATCTGGTCTTTCGTTATCCGAAGGCTTGGGACGAAGAGAAGAGGCTGCTCGCTTGAGGCACAGGTTGGGTCTGGTTCACTGGGAAGCTGGAGAAGCTACGACTTCAGTGGAACAGCTTGAAAGAGCAGCGAATCTATTGGAATCTTTGGATGGTTGCCCACCTTCTCCATCTGGTCAACCGAGTAGAACAGATTTGCTTTCTAACACGTATCAAATGTTACAAAAAGTTTTAGTAAGCTTAAACAGAGCTGAAGAAGCTCTCAATTGGGCAGAGAGATCCCGAAGATGTAAAAGTAGGAACGTTGAAGATGCCACACATTATTCTGAAATAATAGATAGGCAGCGCGGTGTCATATTATACTTCAGTGAAGCAGAAACTGAATTACATGCTTGGTGTTTAGCGCCAGGTCGTGGTCTGTTGAGATTTCACTCTGCAACATTAGATGATGGAATAAGCTTAGAAAAAAGAGTTTCAATGGCTCGTGAAGCACTACTAGGAGAATCGATAGAACCTTTGGAAGAATCAGGAAAAATGCCATCCAGAGGACATCGTTTAAATGCAAGTTCTTATAGTCTAAGTAGTTTGTTCAGTGTAGGTTCTGTGAGTTCGAGAGCTGGAAGTGCACGATGGGGCCGAGGGATCAAAGGACCTGTTTGGCAGGCACCAGCTCATGTTCAAGGACTGTATGACCTCTTACTTGCACCCTTTGAAGACCTCTTACCACCAGCACGGAAAGAACTTATATTAGTAGTAGAAAAATCTCTATACCTGGCTCCTCTACCTGCACTACAATCGAGTCCCGGAGAAGATTATCTTTGTGAAAGATTCTCCCTGTTGGTGGTTCCATCATTGGCTGCATTGAGGCGGAGATCAAGAACTCCAATGCCAGAAGGTGGAGCAACAGTAGCTGCACTAGTAGCAGGAAATCCAAATTTACCTgaagaaataagagaagaataTGGCTGGCCAGAAACTGTTGTATCGGCGGAAACAGAGACGGGAATTGTTGCTGAGCTTCTAGAGTCTCGACCTTTGATCG GCACTGAAGCAACAAGATCGGCAGTTTTAAGAGCTTTACCTGATGCGGAGTGTGTTCACCTAACGACTCCCGTTTTTTGGAAATCTGCGAGCTTTGCTCTAACTGCAGATCAACGTGAAGAGCCAGCTGACAAACCTGAATATCTATTGAGCTGCATGGATATCGCAAGACTGAGATTAACAGCTCGTTTAGTTGTGATATCGAGTGGACATTGCTGGAGTGGTGTTGAGAATACGAGTGCAAGTTCGGATGGCATTCAACAAATGGTGAAAACCTTGCTGAGTGCTGGCGCACAATGCGTATTGATAGGAATGTGGCCTGTTCCACCAACAGCGGGAAGTATTCTATTGAGAGCATTCTATAGCGCAATGTTACAAGGCGCTAGAGCTTCTAGAGCACTGGCTGAGGCCATGCAGACTGTACAACATACGAGGCATTTTGCGCATCCTGCTAACTGGGCAGGTTGGCTCCTTCTCGGAGGAGATGCCAGACTATCGAATAAG gtaGCTCTAATGGGACAAGCACTAGCAGAACTTTTACGAAGTGGTCCAGATCAGAGTAGAGATGCTTTGAGAGTAACGCTACATTTAGTTGAGAAGTCTCTGCAGAGAATACACAGAGGCCAAAAGAACGCGATGTATACGACCCAGCGtagtattgaaaataaagttgGTGAAGCTGCTGGCTGGAGAGAATTACTGATGTCAGTAGGGTTTAGATTTGAACCAGCAGGCAATGGCATTCCATCATCAGTATTTTTCCCACAAAGTGATCCCGAAGAAAGGTTGACTAGATGTAGTGCCAGCTTGCAGGCACTTCTAGGGTTGGGTCCTGCTTCTTTACATGCTCTTGTCAGGTTGTTACAG GTACCTGAAGCTGCAGAGGATGTAATTTCAGCTATGCGAAGAGCAAGCTGCGCAACAGAAGGGCAAGAAGTTAGCTTACCAGTAAGAGTGTGGAGGGCTGCAGGATCTCACGAATTATTTGCTAGTTTGGGTTTCGATTTGATGGAAGTTGGCCAATCAGAGGTTACATTAAGAACTGGAAAACAGGCTTCTCGTCGAGCTGTGCAGTTTGCACTACAAGCTTTACTTGCACTATTTG ATACGCAGGAGGCTCCTAAAAGTCTCAGCCTGGATTCGAGTAGCTCAATGGAGAGTTTGGCTTCAGTGGCACAAACTGAGAAAATTCCTCCAGATCCACCTAGATTAGGAGGGGCATTCGCAAGCTATGTACGTCATCGTGGAGAACCAGATGGAAAAACAACCGAAGCACCTAGTATTCCGATTACTCAACCATCTCGTAGTAACTGTGGAG GAGAATCGGATGCTGCTTTTACACCTAGCCCACCAGTTGCACTAAATTTAAACCACCAAACCCGTATAAGAAACTTATATGCGGATCAAAATGCTCGACCTGGCTCTAGTTCCAGCAGTTCAGCAACAGACTGGGAAAGCGGACATGCTACTGTGTTACGCCGTCAACCACTTCCACCACTACCTGCTACCGTTTTAGAAAGACTGAGTGTAAGAACAGAAATTGGAACTAGTTCGCCCAGAAAACCTCGTCATCCTACTTCCAATGAGGACATCAACCCACAGACTGAAAGTTCTCAACCATCAGAAGCCCACCCCCATAATTTAAGAAACCTAGCAACATCACTAACTAGTTTAACTCGCGAATTAACTCCTACTATCTCAGAAGTATATCATGAACGAAATCTAGGCCTAGGCTTAGCTCCATCCTTGTCTAAGCTTCTTGAAGAAGTTGGTTCTGGGCAAGAAAATGATCAAAATCAGATTCCAAGCCCAACCCACAGCCAGACGCAAAATTGGTTGCAAAACGAACCAGAATTATGTCGAAGAGACGAAGCAGATGGAAGATCAATAGCCGAATCCCAGTACAGTGCGACAAGCTCcaataaaatacataggaaGGCTCCCCCACCCCCAGTATAG